The Treponema sp. J25 sequence CTGAAGAGAGCTCAAAATCAAATATATTGAAATTCTCAACCATCCGTTCCTTGTGTACTGACTTTGGAATAGCCACAACTCCCCTTTGCACAAGCCAGCGCAATATAATTTGAGCAACCGATTTGTTATGCTTTTGCGCCAATGACATCAGCACTTCATTTTGGAATATGTTGTTCCTTCCCTCAGCAAAGGGGCCCCAGGATTCTATTTGCACTTTGTATTCTTCCATTATTTTTTGACTGTCAATTTGCTGACAGAACGGATGGGTTTCTACCTGATTCACCGCAGGAACTACTTCGTTATGAAGAATGAGATCTACAAGCCGGTCCGGGTAAAAGTTGCTTACTCCAATCGCTCGGACTTTGCCTTGCCGGTACAGGTCTTCCATCGCTCGCCAGGATCCATACACATCACCAAAAGGCTGATGGATTAAATAAAGGTCGAGGTAATCAAGCCCGATTTTCTTAAGGGATGTTTCAAAGGCCTTCTTGGTTTTTTCATACCCCGTATCTGAAATCCACAGTTTTGTAGTAATAAACAGATCCTCCCGTGTAACAAGGTGCTCTCGAAGGGCCCACTGTATCGCCCTACCCACCGCTTCTTCGTTCCCATAGGAAGCGGCCGTGTCAATAGTCAATAAGCCGGTATCCTACCGTAAGGGCGTCATAGACACAGCGTTCACACTCCTCTGCCTCAGTTATTTGGAAAACACCAAAACCAAGTATGGGCATTTCCACACCATTGTTCAGAACCACCATCTGCATGTTTTTTCCCTCCATATACTTGAAATCGTAAAACTTACAGAGCCCCCACCACTTTATGTGGAACATAGGGTTCTTCTAAGTAAGCTATATCTTCAGCGGTAAGTTTTAGATTGAAAGCTCCCACGGCGTCATCAAAGTGCTCCCGTTTGGTTGCTCCAATAATCGGGGCTGTCACCCCCTTCGCAAAAAGCCAGGCAAGGGCTATGTGGGTCATCGTTGCCCCATATTTTTCTGCAAGTTCCTGCACTCGCAGGACTATAGGATAATCCTGATCTTTTGTAGCGTCATATTTAGAGACAGCAATTTTATCGGTTTGACTCCGCTTGCTATCAGCTTTCCACTCAGGACGAGCAAGTCGACCTGCCGCAAGAGGACTATAGGGTGTTAGAGCCACATTCTGCTTCTTGCAAATAGGAATAAGCTCGCGCTCATCTTCTCGATACAGAAGGTTATAGTGGTTCTGCATCGAGACGAATTTCGTCCAGCCATGTTTTTCTGCAACAAGTTGCATTTCATAAAATTGATAGCCATACATGGCCGAGGCCCCTAAAGCCCGAACTTTACCGGCTTGCACAAGGCTATGAAGGGTTTCCATAGTTTCTTCGATAGGAGTCTCGTAATCGAAACGATGAATGATATAGAGATCTACATAATCCGTACCAAGTCGTTTGAGGGAGCCATCGATTTCTCGCAGAATAGCCTGCCGAGAAAGCTTTCCTTCGTTAAAATACACCTTTGTGGCGATTACCACACGATCCCGGGGAACCATTTTTTTCAAAGCCCGCCCAAGGTATTCTTCACTCGTTCCAGCAGAATACACATTGGCGGTATCAAAAAAATTGATTCCTAACTCAAGGGCATGGTGAATAATCTTTTCACTTTCCTCCGCATTTAGCGTCCAGGCATGAAAATTACTTGCCGGATCACCAAAGCTCATACAGCCAACACACAGACGAGATATCTTTATACCCGAATCTCCAAGTACAGCATATTCCATTCGTTTGTCCTCCCTGTTTTTGCCCCCTGATTGGTACGCCGATGGCTTTAGACCACCGATACAATGCCGTTTTGCCCTGTTCTTCATTACTACAAATTACTATAAATCGATACTTTTAAGCCATGTAGCCAGTTCTGCCGCATCTATCTTACCGCGAAAAACCTTTCCTTCTTTCAGAGTAGTTGTGGCTGAAACACTCGGTTTCAGGCGTTCCACCGTTTTCCCGAAACCACTTCCCCCGGAAGTAGCAAACAGGATAATGGTCTTTCCCGAAAAGTCATAGCTTTCCAAAAAGGTATTGATAATGGTGGGTGCTACGTACCACCAGATGGGGAAACCCACAAAAACAATGTCATACTCGCTCATGTTCGGAACCTTGCCCACAATGGCAGGACGGGAAGAAGGGGCTTTCATTTCTATGGTACTCCGACTATTTTTATCCCTCCAGTCAAGATCTGCAGTGGTATATGGATGAGCAGGAGTAATTGCATACAGATCAGCCCCCAACGCTTCAGCGAGCCTTTGTGCTACTCCCTTCGTTGTGCCCGTACACGAAAAATAGGCTACCAATAGCTTCTTGTTCATATCTGTTTTTCTCCTCTTTTGTATTTTTTCTCATTAGAGCCTCTTTCCTTAGAGGCCTATTCTCTAGATTCGCCTATTAGTTGATTGCATAATACTACATTTCTTGTTAGTATTATGCATATTTTCTATATTTTTATTGCCTAATTTTCTATGAACTACGTATTACCGAGGAAACATAAACTATGAATAATAGCAACGATAAGCAGAAAGACGACCTAGAGTATCTGAAAAGACGACTTTTTGAACTAATAAATCGATGGACCCCAAACTGTGGACCGTATCAAACC is a genomic window containing:
- a CDS encoding aldo/keto reductase, with the protein product MEYAVLGDSGIKISRLCVGCMSFGDPASNFHAWTLNAEESEKIIHHALELGINFFDTANVYSAGTSEEYLGRALKKMVPRDRVVIATKVYFNEGKLSRQAILREIDGSLKRLGTDYVDLYIIHRFDYETPIEETMETLHSLVQAGKVRALGASAMYGYQFYEMQLVAEKHGWTKFVSMQNHYNLLYREDERELIPICKKQNVALTPYSPLAAGRLARPEWKADSKRSQTDKIAVSKYDATKDQDYPIVLRVQELAEKYGATMTHIALAWLFAKGVTAPIIGATKREHFDDAVGAFNLKLTAEDIAYLEEPYVPHKVVGAL
- a CDS encoding flavodoxin, encoding MNKKLLVAYFSCTGTTKGVAQRLAEALGADLYAITPAHPYTTADLDWRDKNSRSTIEMKAPSSRPAIVGKVPNMSEYDIVFVGFPIWWYVAPTIINTFLESYDFSGKTIILFATSGGSGFGKTVERLKPSVSATTTLKEGKVFRGKIDAAELATWLKSIDL